The Octopus sinensis linkage group LG19, ASM634580v1, whole genome shotgun sequence genome contains a region encoding:
- the LOC115222074 gene encoding uncharacterized protein LOC115222074 codes for MKSIYREIFYVNFAILLPFVFGHGRLLEPPSRTSMWRFGYNTPPDYDDNGHNCGGVGLQFGKNKGKCGMCGDPYYGPRDSEAGGIFAKGIITRNYKSGGILNVLIQITANHKGYFEFHLCPNNNVKERITQECLDKYPLKFLDGTSRHFLEDFRSNTNFSLSLRLPSHLECSQCVLQWKYTAGNTYNCDPILDKCCTGCGDQEQFYACADISIKKASDASKEKNPTTKQKLDSTENETKGGLTTSRNIPEKPNINSKMICQAKFNLQPKKHFNKWCNLMCQPMNPFP; via the exons atgaagtcgatatacagagaaatattttatGTGAATTTTGCAATTCTATTGCCTTTTGTCTTTGGTCATGGACGTCTATTGGAACCTCCTTCAAGAACAAGCATGTGGCGCTTTGGATATAACACTCCTCCAGATTATGATGATAACGGACACAATTGCGGTGGAGTAGGG ctgcaatttggaaaaaataaaggaaagtgTGGAATGTGTGGTGACCCTTACTATGGACCTCGTGACAGTGAAGCTGGAGGAATTTTTGCCAAAGGGATCATTACTCGAAATTATAAATCAGGAGGAATACTAAATGTTTTAATTCAAATAACTGCCAATCACAAAGGCTACTTTGAATTCCATCTTTGTCCTAATAACAATGTTAAGGAGAGGATAACACAAGAATGTCTAGATAA ATATCCACTGAAGTTTCTTGATGGCACCAGCAGGCATTTCCTTGAAGACTTCCGCAGTAACACAAATTTTAGCCTGTCTTTGAGACTACCCTCTCATCTAGAATGTTCACAGTGTGTTCTTCAGTGGAAATATACAGCTG gaaATACATATAACTGCGATCCTATTTTAGATAAATGTTGCACTGGATGTGGTGATCAGGAGCAATTTTATGCATGCGCAGATATATCTATTAAGAAGGCATCTGATGCATCAAAAGAGAAAAACCCTACAACGAAGCAGAAATTAGACTCAACTGAGAACGAGACGAAAGGAGGACTTACTACTTCTCGGAATAtcccagaaaaaccaaatataaacagtaaaatgatATGTCAAGCAAAATTTAATCTCCAGCCCaagaaacattttaataaatggtGCAATTTAATGTGCCAGCCGATGAATCCATTTCCGTAA